The Microbacterium sp. Root61 genomic interval CGCTGGTCGTCGGGATCCTCGTCGCGTATCTCGGGCGGATCGGGCGACGCGATGTGCTGCCGCGCCTGTGGATCGGCATCGGACTGGCCGCGGCGCTCGCGCTCGCGATCGGGGCCGTGCTCACGTTCGGTGCATACTCCCTGACGTTCCAGGCGCAGGAGTTGATCGGTGGTTCGCTGTCGCTCGTCGCGGTGGCCATGGTCACCTGGATGATCTTCTGGATGCAGAAGGCCTCGCGCTCGCTCAAGGCCACGCTCGAAGGCGGGATCGACCGTGCGCTGGCCACCGGCACGCTGTTCGGACTGGTCTTCATCGGATTCGTCTCCGTGGCCCGTGAGGGCATCGAGACGACCCTGCTGCTGTGGTCGATGGTGCAGTCCTTCGGCGACGCTCCGGCGGCCCTCCTCGGCGCCCTGCTCGGCATCGCGACCGCGATCATCGCCGGCTGGTTGCTGGCACGCGGGATGCTGCGACTTAACCTGCGCGTGTTCTTCACGTGGACCGGCGCCTTCCTCGTCGTCGTCGCCGCGGGTGTGCTCGCGTACGCGATCCACGATCTGCAGGAGGCCGGCGCCCTACCGGGGCCGTTCACCGCCGCCGCGCCGATCGATGCCGCCACGGGCGCGGTGGCCGCGGGCTGGTCGGCCTTCCCCTTCGGCTGGGCGTTCGACATCACCGCCGCGCTGCCGCCGGGCGAGCCTCTCGCCGTCATCCTGCAGGCCACCGTCGGATTCATGCCGGCGATGACGTGGCTGCAGGTCATCGCCTGGGTCCTCTACATCGCCATCGTGGGCGGCATCTTCCTGCGCGGTGCGCTGCGTCGCCCCGCCCCGCGTCCCGCCGCAGACAACGCGAGCCCGGAGCCGACCGCCGCCGCGGCATCCGTCGAAGCCGACACCGCGTCCGCACACCCCACCACTTCGCCCCTGTCCCCATCCCAAGGAGCAGCATGACCATCGCACGCACTCTTATCGCGGCCGTCGCGGTCGCCGGCACGGCGTTCGCCCTCAGCGGCTGTGTCGCCAAGGCGGATGTCGCCGATGGCGGGGCCCTGAGCGTCACGTCCACGGACACGACCTGCGAGGTCTCCTCGGCCACCGCCACCAGCGGCACGCTCGCGTTCGAGGTGCAGAACACCGGCACGCAGGTGACCGAGTTCTACCTGCTGGCCGAGGACGGCCTGCGCATCGCCGGCGAAGTCGAGAACATCGCGCCCGGCGCCAGCCGCACCCTCACCGCGGTCGTGCAGCCGGGGGAGTACTTCACGATCTGCAAGCCCGGCATGATCGGCGAGGGCGTCGGCAAGGCCGGCTTCAGCGTCTCCGGCGACGCCGTGGCGATCGACGGACCGGATGCGGAGCTCAAGCAGCAGGCCGTCGACCTCTACGCGGCTTTCGTTAAGGATCAGGTCGCACAGCTCGTTCCCGCTGTGCAGGAGTTCGTCGACGCGTACGAGACCGGGGATGACGCGGCCGCGCAGGCCGCCTTCCCGCAGGTGCGCGCCTACTACGAGCGCATCGAGCCCGTCGCCGAGGCGCTCGGCGACCTCGACCCGCGCATCGACTACCGCGAGGTCGACGCCGTCGCCGAGGGCTTGGACTGGACCGGGTTCCACCGGATCGAGAAGGACCTCTGGGTGCCCGCGCAGGACGCCCTCAACGCCGACGCCGAAACGCCTGCCTGGCAGGACTGGGCGCCGTCGACGCCCGAGGAGCGCGCGGCGTTCGGTGACCAGCTGATCGCGGACGTGCAGGAGCTGTACGACTACGTGCACTCCGCCGACTTCCAGGACACCCTGAACGCCCAGGGCGTGGGCGGCCTCAGCAACGGCGCGATCGCGCTGCTGGACGAGGTCGCGACGGGCAAGATCACCGGCGAGGAGGACTGGTGGTCGGGCACCGACCTGTGGGACTTCGCGGCGAACGTCGAGGGGTCCAAGATGGCGTTCTCGCTCGTGCGCGACTTCGCGGCGTCCAAGGGCACGGATGCGGTGGGGCTCGTCGGCGAGATCGACGGCGGCTACGCGGCACTCGAGGAGACCCTCGCGCAGCACGGCTCGCTGGTCGACGGATTCGTCAACTACCGCGAGCTCACCGAAGACGACAAGCGCGCCCTGACCGACCGCATCAACGCGCTCGCCGAGCCGCTCTCGCAGCTGACCGCCACGATCCTGAACTGACATGACCGACCTTCCGACGAACACCGATGCACCGCAGGGCGTCAGCCGTCGCGGGATGCTCGGTCTCGTCGGCGCCGGCGCCGCAGGGCTCGCGGTCGGTGCGGGGGCCGGGATCGCCGGCGGGATCGCGATCGGCCGGTCGGCGGCAGCGGCGGAGGCCGAGGCATCCGTCCACCCGTTCTTCGGAGCGCACCAGTCGGGCATCACCACGCCGGTCCAGGACCATCTGCACTTCGCGGCGTTCGACATGATGGCCCGCACCACGCGGGAGGACCTCGAGTCGCTGCTGCAGGACTGGTCGTACGCGGCGTCGCGCATCACACAGGGACTGGATGTCAGCGTCTCCGGCGCGATGAACGGCTCGCCGGAGGCGCCGCCGGACGACACCGGGGAGGCGTTCGGCCTTCCGGCCAGTGCCCTGACGATCACGTTCGGCTTCGGCCCGACGCTGTTCGAGAATGCGGACGGCGACCGCTACGGCATCGCATCGCGTCGCCCGGCGGGGCTGGAGAAGCTGCCCGCGTTCCTCGGCGACGATCTGAACCCGGATGCCGGCGGGGGAGACCTCGCGATCCAGGTGTGCGCCGATGACCCGCAGGTCGCGGTGCACGCGATCCGCAACCTGACCCGCATCGCGTTCGGGCGGGCCCGCATCCGCTGGTCGCAACTCGGCTTCGGCCGCACCTCCAAGACGGCCTCGGCGCAGGCGACGCCGCGCAACCTGTTCGGATTCAAGGACGGCACCGCGAACATCCTCGCCGACGACACGGCCGCGCTGAAGGACCATGTGTGGGTCGGCGCCTCCGATCAGCCCGCGTGGATGACCGGCGGCTCGTACCTGGTGGCGCGCAAGATCGCGATGCTCATCGAATCGTGGGACCGCGTGCGCCTCGCCGAGCAGCAGACGATCATCGGGCGCTCCAAGTCCGAGGGGGCTCCTCTCTCCGGCGGCGACGAGTTCACCGCTCCCGATTTCGAGG includes:
- the efeU gene encoding iron uptake transporter permease EfeU, translating into MLATFLIGLREGLEAALVVGILVAYLGRIGRRDVLPRLWIGIGLAAALALAIGAVLTFGAYSLTFQAQELIGGSLSLVAVAMVTWMIFWMQKASRSLKATLEGGIDRALATGTLFGLVFIGFVSVAREGIETTLLLWSMVQSFGDAPAALLGALLGIATAIIAGWLLARGMLRLNLRVFFTWTGAFLVVVAAGVLAYAIHDLQEAGALPGPFTAAAPIDAATGAVAAGWSAFPFGWAFDITAALPPGEPLAVILQATVGFMPAMTWLQVIAWVLYIAIVGGIFLRGALRRPAPRPAADNASPEPTAAAASVEADTASAHPTTSPLSPSQGAA
- the efeO gene encoding iron uptake system protein EfeO → MTIARTLIAAVAVAGTAFALSGCVAKADVADGGALSVTSTDTTCEVSSATATSGTLAFEVQNTGTQVTEFYLLAEDGLRIAGEVENIAPGASRTLTAVVQPGEYFTICKPGMIGEGVGKAGFSVSGDAVAIDGPDAELKQQAVDLYAAFVKDQVAQLVPAVQEFVDAYETGDDAAAQAAFPQVRAYYERIEPVAEALGDLDPRIDYREVDAVAEGLDWTGFHRIEKDLWVPAQDALNADAETPAWQDWAPSTPEERAAFGDQLIADVQELYDYVHSADFQDTLNAQGVGGLSNGAIALLDEVATGKITGEEDWWSGTDLWDFAANVEGSKMAFSLVRDFAASKGTDAVGLVGEIDGGYAALEETLAQHGSLVDGFVNYRELTEDDKRALTDRINALAEPLSQLTATILN
- the efeB gene encoding iron uptake transporter deferrochelatase/peroxidase subunit; translated protein: MTDLPTNTDAPQGVSRRGMLGLVGAGAAGLAVGAGAGIAGGIAIGRSAAAAEAEASVHPFFGAHQSGITTPVQDHLHFAAFDMMARTTREDLESLLQDWSYAASRITQGLDVSVSGAMNGSPEAPPDDTGEAFGLPASALTITFGFGPTLFENADGDRYGIASRRPAGLEKLPAFLGDDLNPDAGGGDLAIQVCADDPQVAVHAIRNLTRIAFGRARIRWSQLGFGRTSKTASAQATPRNLFGFKDGTANILADDTAALKDHVWVGASDQPAWMTGGSYLVARKIAMLIESWDRVRLAEQQTIIGRSKSEGAPLSGGDEFTAPDFEAKDAAGVPSISAVSHVRLAHPDENSGVRILRRGYNYVDGNNDLGRLAAGLFFLSYQRDPAHFITLQRALSSDMMNEYIRHVGSGIWAVPPGASAGSYVGAGLFA